The Treponema pectinovorum genome includes a window with the following:
- a CDS encoding biotin--[acetyl-CoA-carboxylase] ligase codes for MPVHIHKDLSNKEKILLILKDFALEEKNEGFISGEELALNLSISRAAVNKAIKSLRRDGFLIEAQTRKGYKFKDEPDEIDGKKIESLIEEYGINCAVQSFKTVDSTNFEAKRQTLDKVLNRVAFVSGKQTAGHGRLGRVFYSPADSGLYFSLVYRPLGGVKNPALLTAGAAVSVCRAVKELYGEECKIKWVNDVFLNGKKICGILTEGIANFETATIDFAIVGIGINVRNSNFTGELSKIAGSIEDIMQSEGKKIPKVPRNLLCAKIIFNLLKIYDSYYNGEKIFFKNVIDEYRSRSLLKGLTVTVNPIAGGQAESYVAKVLDISEEAELIVECEDKSIKKLFSGEVSLKSSSFAK; via the coding sequence ATGCCTGTTCATATTCATAAAGATTTATCAAATAAAGAAAAAATACTCTTAATTTTAAAAGACTTTGCATTGGAAGAAAAAAACGAAGGTTTTATTTCTGGCGAAGAACTGGCATTAAATTTAAGCATAAGCAGAGCAGCGGTTAATAAAGCGATAAAATCTCTTAGAAGAGACGGTTTTTTAATTGAGGCACAAACTCGTAAAGGCTATAAATTTAAAGATGAACCCGATGAAATCGACGGCAAAAAAATTGAATCTCTTATAGAAGAATACGGAATTAATTGTGCTGTGCAATCATTTAAAACCGTGGACTCCACAAATTTTGAAGCAAAGCGGCAGACTTTAGACAAAGTTTTGAATAGAGTTGCCTTTGTGTCTGGAAAGCAAACTGCGGGGCATGGCAGGCTCGGCAGAGTTTTTTATTCTCCAGCGGATTCTGGATTGTATTTTTCTTTGGTCTACAGACCTTTAGGCGGAGTTAAAAATCCAGCATTGTTGACGGCAGGAGCTGCGGTTTCGGTTTGTAGGGCAGTCAAAGAGCTTTATGGCGAAGAATGCAAAATAAAATGGGTCAACGATGTTTTTCTGAATGGTAAAAAAATCTGTGGCATTTTAACCGAAGGAATCGCAAATTTTGAAACAGCAACTATAGATTTTGCGATAGTAGGAATCGGCATAAATGTTCGCAATTCAAATTTTACAGGAGAACTTTCAAAGATTGCCGGCAGCATAGAAGATATTATGCAAAGCGAAGGGAAAAAAATCCCAAAAGTTCCGCGAAATCTGCTCTGTGCAAAAATCATTTTTAATCTCTTAAAGATTTACGATTCTTATTACAATGGCGAAAAAATCTTTTTTAAAAATGTAATCGATGAATATCGCTCTCGTTCGCTTTTAAAAGGGCTAACCGTTACGGTAAATCCGATTGCAGGTGGGCAAGCAGAAAGTTATGTTGCAAAAGTTCTGGATATAAGCGAAGAAGCAGAATTGATAGTCGAATGCGAAGATAAAAGCATAAAAAAACTTTTTTCTGGAGAAGTATCGTTAAAAAGCTCTTCATTTGCAAAATAA